From one Leishmania major strain Friedlin complete genome, chromosome 33 genomic stretch:
- a CDS encoding putative 60S ribosomal protein L6 — translation MAATKSAVSAAKRKAAKKVSRKSPEYTTLRKSCAPGAIAIILAGRFRGRRAVILKQLPHNGPLVVSGPMKYNGVPIRRIDSRYVIATSTTVDISSVDTAPITAEVFQRPKAEKPTKSEGDFMGDKQKAKAEKAAKKTSKAGKKTLVSDARAQLQKKIDAALIAAIKKDAQGKEKAGYLRSVFTVKPGDAPHRWNW, via the coding sequence ATGGCCGCCACCAAGTCTGCTGTGTCCGCcgcgaagaggaaggcggcgaagaaggTGTCGCGCAAGAGCCCCGAGTACACGACTCTGCGCAAGAGCTGTGCTCCCGGCGCCATCGCGATCATCCTCGCCGGCCGCTTCCGCGGTCGCCGCGCCGTGATCctgaagcagctgccgcacaaCGGCCCGCTGGTCGTGTCTGGCCCGATGAAGTACAATGGCGTCCCCATCCGCCGCATCGACTCCCGCTACGTGatcgccaccagcaccacggTGGACATCTCCAGCGTTGACACGGCGCCCATCACCGCCGAGGTGTTCCAGCGCCCCAAGGCGGAGAAGCCGACCAAGAGCGAGGGCGACTTCATGGGCGACAAGCAGAAGGCTAAGGCGGAGAAGGCTGCCAAGAAGACCTCCAAGGCGGGAAAGAAGACCCTCGTCTCGGACGCGCGCGCCCAGCTGCAGAAGAAGATCGACGCTGccctcatcgccgccatcaAGAAGGACGCTCAGGGCAAGGAGAAGGCCGGCTACCTGCGCTCCGTCTTCACGGTGAAGCCCGGTgatgcgccgcaccgctggaACTGGTAA